A stretch of Glandiceps talaboti chromosome 18, keGlaTala1.1, whole genome shotgun sequence DNA encodes these proteins:
- the LOC144449497 gene encoding uncharacterized protein LOC144449497, which translates to MEVEKFNTLRLITYLSPSIPIELFQTILYYLEEKLNKEAYLIYESRWSGPCPDRVDPFTSNEADIGFMCSPPLMKLLHDTKAPVELLPAAPVYMHPRAQGRPVYFSDVIIHKDNKERFKDFINLRGSKWAYNDIVSLSGCYSTLRMLKKMGESTSFFGEVVQSGAHVNSIKLVLDGTVDCATIDSNCLAYQMKLNPTIEDNIHIVNSIGPLPVQPIGINSRLPDKMKQEIANALLTMHSDSKWGPELNKCLVSKFVEVSLSDYRVEDELRNEVNGFIPHNVCR; encoded by the exons ATGGAAGTAGAGAAGTTTAACACACTACGTCTAATCACATACCTGTCACCAAGTATCCCAATAGAACTATTTCAGACAATACTCTATTACTTAGAAGAGAAACTTAACAAGGAAGCATACTTGATCTATGAAAGTCGATGGTCAGGTCCGTGTCCTGATAGAGTTGACCCGTTTACAAGCAATGAAGCTGATATTG gGTTTATGTGTAGTCCACCTTTAATGAAATTACTCCACGATACAAAAGCACCAGTCGAATTATTACCTGCAGCACCAGTCTACATGCATCCCCGAGCACAGGGTAGACCAGTCTATTTCTCAGATGTCATTATACACAAAGATAACAA GGAACGTTTTAAAGATTTTATAAACTTGAGGGGAAGTAAATGGGCGTACAATGACATTGTTTCTCTCAGCGGTTGCTACTCAACTCTCAGAATGCTGAAGAAGATGGGCGAAAGTACCAGTTTCTTTGGCGAAGTTGTACAATCTG GGGCACACGTGAATTCCATTAAACTTGTGTTAGACGGTACAGTGGACTGTGCAACCATTGACAGTAACTGTCTAGCATATCAAATGAAACTGAACCCAACGATAGAAGACAATATACATATCGTAAATTCTATTGGCCCCCTTCCAGTCCAACCAATAGGTATCAATTCACGATTGCCAG ATAAAATGAAGCAGGAAATAGCCAATGCGTTGCTAACAATGCATTCAGATTCCAAATGGGGACCTGAACTCAATAAATGTCTTGTTTCAAAGTTTGTTGAGGTTAGCCTCAGTGATTACAGGGTTGAGGACGAACTAAGAAATGAAGTGAATGGCTTCATACCACACAACGTTTGTCGTTGA